Within the Flavobacterium sp. N502536 genome, the region AAGGCATATTAAGTGTTAGAATTAAAAAGTACGGTGTTAGAAAAACGGCAAAAAGAATAACAGCTTTTAAATGCAGCTTCCAGTTTCCTGTTTTCTGAATGTTGTTCTCTTTGAAGTAATTGTTTACTCGTGAGTTAAGTGTTCTGAAGAACTTCAGATTGTCTTGCTTAGCAAATGTAGGCGCAGTGTTATTCATAATTATTTTAAATAGGTTTCAAAGGTAATTATTATAAATTTTCAATTTGCAAAATTGAGTTAAATATTTCAATCGTAAAGTAGTACTTTTGTTAAAAAATTAGAGCAATGGATGAGATATTGAAATATTTTCCAGATTTGACCGATCTTCAAATCGAACAATTTCAAAAATTAGACTTTTTATACCACGACTGGAATGAAAAAATCAATGTGATTTCAAGAAAAGACATTGATGCCTTATATACAAAACACATTTTGCATTCGCTTGGAATTGCAAAAATTATGAAGTTTGAACCGGGAGCTACTGTTCTGGATGTTGGTACTGGTGGCGGATTTCCAGGGATTCCATTAGCCATTCTTTTTCCTGAAACCCGTTTTTATCTGATTGATGTTATTGCCAAAAAAATTAAGGTGGTGCAAGGAGTGGTAGATGCATTAGAGTTAAAAAATGTGAAAGCAGAACAAAAGCGTGCTGAGCTGGTAAAAGGCGACTTTGATTTTATTGTGAGTCGTGCCGTAACGAACATGCCTGATTTTGTTTCGTGGATAAAAGATAAAATAAAGAAACAGCATAAGCATACCTTAAAAAACGGAATTCTGTATTTAAAAGGTGGAGATCTGACCGAAGAACTGGCTTCTTTTCCTAAAGCCACTTTGTATGATTTGTCAACGATTTTTGAAGATGAATTTTTTGAAACCAAAAAAGTAGTACACCTGCCTTTGAAGTTTACGGTTTAATTCCTGAAAAAAATAACCCAATAATGACTGCCTGTTTTAGCGTCATTATTGGGTTTTGTGTTTAAATCCGTGTGTCATGATTAAGAAACTT harbors:
- the rsmG gene encoding 16S rRNA (guanine(527)-N(7))-methyltransferase RsmG; translated protein: MDEILKYFPDLTDLQIEQFQKLDFLYHDWNEKINVISRKDIDALYTKHILHSLGIAKIMKFEPGATVLDVGTGGGFPGIPLAILFPETRFYLIDVIAKKIKVVQGVVDALELKNVKAEQKRAELVKGDFDFIVSRAVTNMPDFVSWIKDKIKKQHKHTLKNGILYLKGGDLTEELASFPKATLYDLSTIFEDEFFETKKVVHLPLKFTV